CTGTCGCTGCAATCTATTAGTCGTCTGCGTCGCGATCGTTGTCGTTCACGGTGCTACCGGAACGCTAATCCCAGCGGAAAATTCCCTTGGCCCAGGCGTAGATGTACGCCACCAGCAGGATCGCGACGAACAGCACCATCTCGACCAGGAGCAACGTCGAATGCGACCCCGGCGTCTGCACGGCGTGCGGGAAGATGCTGGCCCAAGGGTAAAAGAAGACGATTTCGACGTCGAAGACCAGGAAGATCATCGCCACGATGTAGAACCGCACGTTAAACCGCTGCCGCGTGTCACCGATCGGCACCATGCCGCTCTCGTACGTCTCTTCCTTGCCAGGCCCCGTACGGCTGGGGCCGATCAGCGTCGACAGGATCACATTGCCGACGGCAAATCCGATCCCGATCAACAGCAGCAGCACGACCGGCGCCCAGGAACTAGGCGCATCGTTCGTCGTCACTTGAGCAAGCACGGCGGTATTGAACATAAGTTACCTTCCCAAACCGCAGCACAGTCTAAGGAACCGCGCGCTGATTGAAAAGCCCGGCTCAGACGATCCCACGTAGCACCCGGCTTGCCAGGGATCTTCACTTCTTGATCGATGTCGCAACGCCCAACACGACAGAACCGATGCAATACAGGTCAAGCTGGCACATGCGTTGAGCTAGGTACGGTGCCCTTTCGCGGACTCAGCAGATCGATTCGTAACCTAAACCACTAAATATCTGAACTTGGTCGACGTACGCACGCGATTTGCTTTGCGGGCTTCCTGAGAGATCAGCAGACCTTTCGTCTGCGTCATGCGGTTGGACGCATTGCGCCTGGGGATATTTTTGAGACTGCCAAGGTTGGTGGTCCGGGCCGGCTCCGCCGTGAGTGTTCTCAGGGAGATTCCACTATGCGTAACACACTCGTCCTGAACCGCGCTGTCGCCTTGTCGTTGAGCGCGGTGCTGGCAGTTCTTACCGGTTGTCAGAATTCTAACTCGCGCGATGGCGGCATGTCGTCGTCGGGCAGTGGCGGGTCGAAGGGCTCATCGGGAGGCATGCTATCGGAGACCACGACCGACCCCTCCGCAAAGCAGGCCACCGGTGACAAGGCCATGGCCAACCGGGAGACGCAGCTGCTTGAATCGCTGGCGTACCCCACCGGTAACCGTGAGACGAGTGCCGTGCTACTGGAAAAGATGGGATCGAAGCAGATCCGCATGGGCCAGCCCTATGAGTATCAGCTGAAGGTCACCAACCTCACCGACGCGCCGCTGGCCGGCGTGGAGATCAGCGAGCAGCTCGGTGAAAACTTCAAGGTGACGACCGCCCAGCCCGAGGCGCAGCAGCGCAACGGGCAGAACGTCTACTCGCTCGGTGAGCTCAAGCCCGGCGAGAGCCGCACGATCAACGTCACCGGCACGGCCAACGGCCCCGGTGAGGTCACCAGCTGCACCACCATCGCGTACAACCCCACGCTCTGCACGGTCGCAACCGTGATCGCCCCAAAGATCAACATCGCCAAGAGCGGGCCGCAGCAGGCCGACATCTGCGAGGAGATCGTCTACAAGTACTCGATCTCCAACACCGGCACCGGTACCGAGACCAATGTGCGCGTCGTGGACACGCTACCCGACGGCCTCGTGTCGGCCGATGGCAAGAAGACCATCGACTTCACGGTCGACGCAATCCCGGAAGGCAAGACTCGCGAGTTCGAGGCGCGCGTGCGGCCCGACCGCGTCGGTGAGTACAGCAGCCAGGCCAAGGCCAGCAGTGCCAGTGGTGAAGTTCAAAGCGAACAGATCACGACGCGCGTGATTGCACCGGAACTGAAGGTCGCCGTGAATGGTCCCGAGCGTGAGTACGTCGGCAAGGCCGTGACGTACGAGGTGACGGTCGAGAACAGCGGTCAGGCTGCGGCCCGCAACGCGCAGCTGTCGTTCGACGGCGCCGGTGAGGCGACGATCGCCGCCATCGGAGGCGAGGGCGAGGCCCAGACCGCCTCCGGAAGCGTGGGTGGTGACGGTGGCCAGATCGGCAACATCGAGCCCGGCCAGACCCGCCGCTACCGCGTGACCGTGCCGGCCGAGCGCGCCGGCACCATCAACGTGAATGCTGTCGCCAAGGCCGAGTGCGCCAAGGACGCTAGCGCCATGGCGTCGACCACCATCGAGACCCTTCCGGCCCTGCTGCTGGAGGTCGTCGACCGCGACGACCTGGTCCGCATCGGTGAGAGCGCGTACTACACGATCAAGGTGACCAACCAGGGCACCGGCCCGGACACCAACATCGGCATCACCGCCACGCTGCCCCCGGAACTACAGTTCGTCAGCGGCTCGGGTGCCAGCCAGGCACAGAACCAGGGTCAGGAGGTCCGCTTCGCCCCGGTGCCCAGCCTGGCGGCCGGCAAGTCGATCGAATGGAACGTCGAAGCCAAGGCCACCAAGGCCGGTGACGTCCGCTTCCGCCTGGATATGAACAGCGATTCGCTCGGCAAGAACGTGACCGAAACCGAAGCGACCCGTCTGTACTAAACGTCAACCCCCGGCGCGAGAGCGCCAGGCTGTTTGATCGAAACGAAGCCCGTGCGGCCCCCCCGCGCGGGCTTTTTTTGCGCGCCTCAATCCGGTCAATACTCCAGAAGGAACGTCGCTCCGGTCGATAAAAAGTCGACGGGCGCTCACATAGGGGCGTCTTCAGCTGTAAACCGAGTTTTTCCGGAAGCGGAACGCGACATGGCCCATCCACGCATCCTCCTGATCGCCGAATCGGCCGACCCGAACGGCACCGACGCCACGCTCGAAGGGTGGCAGATCACCCGCGCATTGGCGAATGTGACCGACACCCACGTCGTCACCCATGCGCGCCACAGGACCGCGTTCGAGGCGGCGGGGCTGGTGCATGGGCAGGACTTCACCGCCATCGGTGCGCGCGACAACGTCTCAGCGATCGCCGGCTCGCTCGCCGAGTCGCCCGTGGCGCTCAACTGGGCCGCCGGCGCAGCGCAAAGCGCCGCAACTGCCGTGGCTTACGCACGGTTTGAAGAGGTGCTGTGGCTACAGTTCCGCGACCGGTTGCGCAGCGGCGAGTTCGCGGTCGTGCACCGCGTCACCCCGCAAAACGCCGCCATCCCCAGCCCGATCGCGGCGCGCCTGAAGGAGATCGACGTGCCGTTCGTGCTCGGCCCGATCACCGGTACGCTGCCGGCGCCGCAGAACTTCAGCGACGCCCGCCGGTCGCTGCCGATCAAGCAGCCGTGGATGCGCTACGTGCGCGAGGCTTACCAGTTCCTGCCCGGCTACCGCTCGACGCGCGGCTGCGCCAGCGCGATCATCATCGGCTCGCGCGAGGCCGGCCAACGCCTGCCGCGCGGCTTCGCCGACCGCAGTTTCTACATCCCCACCAGCGCCGTCGACGACTCGCGCTTCACGAAGGTGCGCACCCGCGTCGCCACCCGGCCGATCAAGGTGCTCTTCGCCGGCCCGCTGACCGAAGCCAAGGGCGCCGACATGCTCCTGGAGGCCGCGGCCCCGCTGGTGACGGCGGGCAAGATTACGCTCGACTACGTGGGCGATGGCCCGCTCGCGCAGTCGATGTACGACACGACGATCCGCGATGGTCTCGACGACGGCATCCGCCTGCACGGCCCGGCCGACCCGATGGACCTGCAGGAGTGGATGATCGAATCTGATCTTCTGGCGTTGCCCAGCGTGCGCGAAACGAACGGCCAGACGGTCCTGGAAGCCATGAGCGTCGGCTTGCCCTGCGCCGTCGTCGACTACGGCACGCCCGGTGACATCGTAACCGAGCAGACCGGCTTCCTGGTGCCGCCCGGCGCCCGCCACCAGATCATCGCCAGCTATCGCGAGTTGATGCATGATTTGTGGAACGACCCCGAGTTCATCGAGTCGCGCACGCACGTCGCCCGCCAGCACGTCGCCGGCCTCACCTGGGCTGCCAAGGCCAACGAGATCGCGGGCGTGTATCACTGGTTGCTGCACCAGGAAGCGCCGGCGCCCCGGCTGCCGATGCCGATGCGGCGAGCGGGGTAACTTCAGGCTGACAGACAAAACCCTGTCGCCTCGCGCTCACTTGTCATCCCGATGGGAGCCTAAAGGCCAGCGGACAAACCCTATTGCGCGACCATTCAACGATGTCATCCCGAAGTGAGCGGTAGCGACCTGAGGGATCTCCAAGTGGCTGACACGTGTCCCTCTTTCGAGATCCGTCAGGTCGGCAAGCCTCCCATCAGGATGACACGTCCATGATCAACGCAGGGGTTTGGTCCGCCAGCCTTTAGGCTTGTACCGGCTGGCGCGACTATTGCGCGCCTGACGATAATAGAGGTTCTGCCAGCGCTCTGGACGGCAAAGTTGGCACGCGCGGCCTGTTCATAACTATTCCATCAGTAGCCCAATAAAATTTGCCCTGCTAGATTGCCGGGCATGCGAGCAGTGCGGTTCATGCCTTTGGCGTTCGTAGCGGGCATTCACGGATTTGCCATGTTTGCCGCCTATGCCGCCGTGTTGGGCGCCACCGTGCTCGTCTCCCGCCGCTTCACGGCGTAAAGCCCTTACCGCCGACGCGTCCGATAACCCTCTCCGGAAGAGCAACCTGCTGCTGTGACCGCATGCGCTGCGCCGTTCATCGACCGGCGATTCATCAAGTTGCCACGCCCGCCGGTACCCCTATACTCGTAGACGATGTTAAGCAGGCGGAAAACACGCGAACTGGCGATGCAGGTGCTGTTCCTGTGGGACACGAACGGCCAGAGCGACCACGCGCTGGCGGCGCAGCTCGTGGACGATGGCTCGACCGAGGATGCCACGCGCCGCGACGCCCTGGCGATGGCCGCCGGCGCGTGGAACGGGCGCGACGTGGCCGACAAGTGGGTCGAGCGGCTCGCCCCGCAGTGGCCCCCGCGCCGCCAACCGGCCGTCGACCGCAACCTGCTGCGGCTTGCGATCTACGAGATGACCGCCACCGACACGCCAGCGAAGGTCGTCATTGATGAGGCGATCGAACTGGCGAAGTCGTTCTCAACCGAAAACAGCCCCAGCTTCATCAACGGCGTGTTGGACGCGGTGCTGCACGAGCGAACGGCCTTGCTGGAAGGCGCCGCTAAGCCAGAATAGCGGCGGCAGATACGAGCTCGCGCACCACAAGATAAAGGTTGTCATCCCGATGGGAGCCTTGGCGACCTGAGGGATCTCGACCGGCCGAGCGTCGTTCGAACATTCGAGATCCTCCCGTCGCCTTAGGTTCCGCTCGGGATGACAATGGGTGTGGGACGGCCCGGCGACTTAAATTTTTGAACTCATGCGATTCTTCTCTAAAACCCTCGACAAGCTAAAAGGCGCGCTGAAGAAGACCGCCGCGGTGCTCAACACCGACGTTCGGACGCTGTTCATTCCCGGGCGGCAAATCGACGACGCGTTTCTGGCCGAGATGGAGGAAAAGTTCATCCGCGCCGACATGGGCGTGAAGAACGTCAGCAAGATGGTCGCGGCCGTGCGCGACCGCTGGCGATTGGGCAAGATCAAGAACGCCACCGACGCCGAGGCCGTGGTCCGCGAACAACTGCTAGCCAACTGGCCCAACGAAGAGCGCGAATTGGGCTTCGCCCCCAGCGGGCCGACGGTGGTGCTGGTGGCGGGAATCAACGGCGCCGGCAAGACGACCAGCATCGCCAAGCTGGCCCACTTGCTGAAGAACGAGATGGGCAAGAAGGTGATGGTGTGCGCATCCGACACCTTCCGCGCCGCCGCCGTCGACCAGTTGACGATCTGGAGCCAGCGCATCGGCGTGGAAATCGTGAAGCACAAGATGGGCGCCGACCCCGCCGCCGTCGCCTACGACGCCTGCGAGGCCGCCAAGACGCGCGGCATCGACGTCCTGATCGTCGACACCGCCGGCCGGCTGCACACGCAGGACCACCTGATGCGCGAGCTGACCAAGATCCGCGACGTGGTCGCCAAACGCATCGAGGGCGCGCCGCACGAGGTACTGCTGGTCATCGACGCTACCACGGGTCAGAACGGCGTGCTGCAGGCGATGAACTTCCAAAAGGCCATCGGCGTTACCGGCATCATCCTCGCCAAGCTCGATGGCACCGCCCGCGGCGGGGTGGTGGTCTCGATCAAGGAACAGCTGAAGATCCCCGTCAAATTCATCGGTCTCGGCGAAACGCCCGAAGACATCGAAACCTTCGACCCGCAACGCTTCGTCGACGCCCTGTTCGGCGAAAAAGTCCCCGCGACCATATAACGCCGCACCCCAACTTCTGTAGGACAGGCATTCCTGCCTGTCTCTCCCCCCGGTCTTCTGTCCTCTATCCTCTGTCTTCTGTGGCACAGACATTCTTGTCTGTGTCTCCCCCCCGTCTTCGATCAAGAAGAGTTCAACGAACCGCCTCCGAAGAAAAGGTTGAACCACAGAGGACACAGAGCACACAGAGACAGACACGGAGAGAAAGAGTGCGTGTGAGAGGCATCCTTCTGATTGGGATCTAGTGCTTGGTCATTTGTTTGGTGTTCGGGCTTGGGATTTCTTTCCCTTCCCTCACAACTGCGCCCTCAGCAACGCCGCCGCGTGTTCCATCAGTTTTTCCATCCACGGCCGGTTCTGCCATTCCTCCAACGTTACGCGATGCGCACGCTTCAGATCGGCTTCGAACAGTTCCGCTTGGCGTTCGGCAAACTCGACGTCGTAGATGTTCAGGTTCGCCTCATCGTTCAGTCGGAACGACCGCGTGTCGAAGTTCGCGCTGCCCACCGATGTCCACTGTTCGTCGGCGATCAGCACCTTGCAATGGAACATCGTCGGCTGGTACTCGTAGATCTCAATGCCCGCCTCCAGCAGCGGCCCCCAACGCGCGCGTGACGCACGGCGGACCACGTGCGCATCGATATGTTCGCCGGGCACCACGATCTGCACCCGTGCGCCGCGCTTCCGCGCATTCACCAGTTCCTGTACTGAAAGGTCATCCGGCACGAAGTAGGCGCTGGCGATGCGCAGCGATTTCGCGACGCACGCGATCGACATCAAAAACATCAGCCGCGCGCTCTCGCTGCCTTCCTCCGGGCTGCTCATGAACATTTGAGCCGTGCAGCTGCCGGCCGGTTCGAGTTTTGGGAAGTAGTCGGGGCCGTGCAGGACGCGCTGGTGCGTCTTCAGCCAGTTGTCCATGAACGCCGCCTGCATCTGCGCCACGGCCGGGCCTTCCACGCGGAAGTGCGTGTCGCGCCAGTGCTGCGGGTCCTGGGCGTCGCCCATCCATTCGTCGGCGATGCCCACGCCACCGGTGAAGCCGATCCGGCCGTCGATCACCAGCAGTTTGCGATGCGTGCGGTGGTTGGCGCGGCGCAGGTTGTACCAGTGCAGCGGATGGTAGCGCTCGACCTGCGCGCCGCAGCCCTTCAGGCGTTCGATGGATTGCTGGTCCATGCGTTTGCTGCCGAGCCAGTCGAGCAGCACGTGCACCTTCACGCCGGCCTGCGCGCGCTCGCCGAGCGCATCGACGAAGCGCCGGCCGATATCGCCTTGCCAGTAGATGAACGTCTCGAAGACGATCGTCCGCTGCGCGCCGCGAATCGCGTCGAGCATCGCGGGGAAGATCTGATCGCCGTTCACGAGACGGTCGACTTTGTTGCCCGTGGTGAACTGCGGCGGCAGCAGGTGCTGGACCGATCGCAGGAACTGCTCATCGCCGACCGGGTACTGGTGCTGGATCTCGTGCTGGATCTTCTTCTCGTGCGACGTGAGCGCGCGGATGATCAGCGACAGGGTGTACGTGACGACCGCCGTTGCCGCGATGATGGACCAAGTTCCCATATACCACCGATCCAACACTGGGCGACAGATTCCTGCCGCCGGTCAAAACATCCGCTCAACAGGGCGGAGGAATAGAGTAAGTTACCGTCATGCCTGAGAAAACGAACAAAGTGGCGATCATCGGCGCCGGCAGCGTGGGCGCGACCATCGCGTACGCCTGCCTGATTCGCGGCGTGGCCAAACGCATCAGCATTTACGACCTGAACGCCGACAAGGTGCAATCGGAGCTGCTCGACCTCAACCACGGCCTGCAGTTCGTCCCCATGGCGATCGTGGACGGCAGCGACGACGTGGCCGTTTGCGCCGATGCCGACGTGATCGTGGTGACCGCCGGTGCCAAGCAGAAGCCGGGGCAGACGCGCTTGGATCTAACCGAAGCCAACGTGCGCATCTGCCGCGATCTGCTGCCCAAGCTGCAGGCGGTGGCGCCGCGGGCGATCTTCCTGATGGTCACCAACCCGGTCGACGTGCTGACGTACGTCGCGATGAAGATCACGGGGCTGTCGCCGGCGCAGGTCATCGGCAGCGGCACGGTATTGGACAGCAGCCGGTTCCGCTACCTGATCGGCAAGCATCTGGACGTGGCCGTGCAGAGCGTGCACGCCTACATCGCCGGCGAGCACGGCGACAGCGAGGTGCCGCTCTGGAGCAGCGCGAGCATCGCCAATATCCCGCTGCGCGACTGGGCCCGCGTGAACCGCGGTTCGATGACGCGCCAGGAAGAGGCCGACATCTTCCATAACGTCCGCACGGCCGCTGCGCAGGTGATCGCGGGCAAGGGCGCAACGAACTACGCGATCGGGCTGGCGACCGCCAAGATCTTGGAAGCGCTGCTGCACGACGAGCATCGCGTGCTGCCGGTCAGTTCGCTCATCAGCGACGTCTGCTTCAGCTTGCCCAGCATCGTCAACAGCACCGGCGTCGAAGCCGTGCTCCCCGTGCCGCTGCACGATGCAGAACTGACCTCGCTGCGCAAGAGCGCCGCGGTGATCAGGGACGCGATCAAGCAGGCGGGTTTCTAAGGCTGGCCCTTTAAAAGCTCATCGTACGCCAAGCGGTCCAGATGAAACTGCTCTCGCGTGCGCGTGTAGGCTCCAGGACTCTGCATGCGGCCAACGGCGTGGAGCGCGCCGGGCTTCACACGGCCACGGTCATCGAGCAATTCGTCATTCGCGTGCAGGTGTAGCACTTGGCCAACGATGATGCGGTTGCGGCCGAACTCGATCGTCGACAGCTCGCGGCACTCCAGGTTTACCGGGCTCTCTGCTACGCGCGGCGGGCGCACGCGCGTCGATGGGACGGCTGTGAGACCGACGGCGGCCAATTCATCGACGCCGGCGGGGAAATCCGTCGCGGTGAGGTTCATCTGCTCGGCGATCGCCTCGACGACTACGTTCACCACGAACTCACCGGTAGCGCGAATGTTGGCAGCGGTATCCTTCGGCACGTCGCGCTCGCGATCGCCCACGCCAAGCACCACCACCGGTGGGTCGCTGCCCATGGCGTTGAAGAAACTGAACGGCGCGGCGTTCACGCGGCCGTCGGTGTCGATCGTCGTCACCAGCGCGATCGGCCGCGGCACGACGACGGCCGTCAGCAGCGCGTAACGCTCGCGGGCGGGAAGTTCGTCAAAGTTGAACTCCATGATCGTCCTCCTGCTGTCGGTTGACCGGCCGCTACTGCCACGTCGCCGCTCGCCACATCGTGATTGTAGCCGCGGCAATGGGAGTGAGGATCGGATCGTCCACGGCGGTGTCCAGCGCGGCAGGTTCCAGCTTCACCGGCCAGATTGAATCGTGTTCGGCATCATCCAGTTCACTGGCGACGGCGGCGCTCGTGCGTGGGGTGCTGGCGGTGAAGATCAACTCGGGCTGGCGGATCGAGTTGTCCTGCACGAGGCCGATGCAGCGGACGTCCCGCACCTGCTCGCGCGGCAGGTTCAGCTCTTCCTGCAACTCGCGGTAGACGATCTCGAACACGTCGCGGCACTCGCGCGGTTCCACGGCACCGGCGAACGGGTGTACGCGGTGCGGGTAGTACGCCACGCGTCCACCACGCCGGCCGAGCAGCAGATGACCGTCGGACGTCGTCAGCGCGACGCTGGCGCCCAACGGGTTGGCGAACACGTCTGAACCATATCGATCGGCCAACGCCGCCGCGTAGTTCAGGTTCGTGCCGACGTTGATCCTGTAGCTGGTGGGGGAGAACCGCAGGTGCAGCACATCGGCCGACGCGTCGTACGATTCCAGCCGACACATCGGCCCGTCGAACAATTGCACCCCCGGCTTGGCCGCAGCACGCCAGGCCGACTCGATGCCCTGTTCCACTTCATCCACAATGCGCCGCCCGGACGGAACCTCGGTCATCGAGATCTGTCCGGGATGCCAG
This genomic window from Tepidisphaeraceae bacterium contains:
- a CDS encoding flavin reductase family protein, whose product is MEFNFDELPARERYALLTAVVVPRPIALVTTIDTDGRVNAAPFSFFNAMGSDPPVVVLGVGDRERDVPKDTAANIRATGEFVVNVVVEAIAEQMNLTATDFPAGVDELAAVGLTAVPSTRVRPPRVAESPVNLECRELSTIEFGRNRIIVGQVLHLHANDELLDDRGRVKPGALHAVGRMQSPGAYTRTREQFHLDRLAYDELLKGQP
- a CDS encoding phospholipase D-like domain-containing protein — translated: MGTWSIIAATAVVTYTLSLIIRALTSHEKKIQHEIQHQYPVGDEQFLRSVQHLLPPQFTTGNKVDRLVNGDQIFPAMLDAIRGAQRTIVFETFIYWQGDIGRRFVDALGERAQAGVKVHVLLDWLGSKRMDQQSIERLKGCGAQVERYHPLHWYNLRRANHRTHRKLLVIDGRIGFTGGVGIADEWMGDAQDPQHWRDTHFRVEGPAVAQMQAAFMDNWLKTHQRVLHGPDYFPKLEPAGSCTAQMFMSSPEEGSESARLMFLMSIACVAKSLRIASAYFVPDDLSVQELVNARKRGARVQIVVPGEHIDAHVVRRASRARWGPLLEAGIEIYEYQPTMFHCKVLIADEQWTSVGSANFDTRSFRLNDEANLNIYDVEFAERQAELFEADLKRAHRVTLEEWQNRPWMEKLMEHAAALLRAQL
- a CDS encoding glycosyltransferase, producing MAHPRILLIAESADPNGTDATLEGWQITRALANVTDTHVVTHARHRTAFEAAGLVHGQDFTAIGARDNVSAIAGSLAESPVALNWAAGAAQSAATAVAYARFEEVLWLQFRDRLRSGEFAVVHRVTPQNAAIPSPIAARLKEIDVPFVLGPITGTLPAPQNFSDARRSLPIKQPWMRYVREAYQFLPGYRSTRGCASAIIIGSREAGQRLPRGFADRSFYIPTSAVDDSRFTKVRTRVATRPIKVLFAGPLTEAKGADMLLEAAAPLVTAGKITLDYVGDGPLAQSMYDTTIRDGLDDGIRLHGPADPMDLQEWMIESDLLALPSVRETNGQTVLEAMSVGLPCAVVDYGTPGDIVTEQTGFLVPPGARHQIIASYRELMHDLWNDPEFIESRTHVARQHVAGLTWAAKANEIAGVYHWLLHQEAPAPRLPMPMRRAG
- a CDS encoding NADH-quinone oxidoreductase subunit A, whose protein sequence is MFNTAVLAQVTTNDAPSSWAPVVLLLLIGIGFAVGNVILSTLIGPSRTGPGKEETYESGMVPIGDTRQRFNVRFYIVAMIFLVFDVEIVFFYPWASIFPHAVQTPGSHSTLLLVEMVLFVAILLVAYIYAWAKGIFRWD
- the ftsY gene encoding signal recognition particle-docking protein FtsY, with product MRFFSKTLDKLKGALKKTAAVLNTDVRTLFIPGRQIDDAFLAEMEEKFIRADMGVKNVSKMVAAVRDRWRLGKIKNATDAEAVVREQLLANWPNEERELGFAPSGPTVVLVAGINGAGKTTSIAKLAHLLKNEMGKKVMVCASDTFRAAAVDQLTIWSQRIGVEIVKHKMGADPAAVAYDACEAAKTRGIDVLIVDTAGRLHTQDHLMRELTKIRDVVAKRIEGAPHEVLLVIDATTGQNGVLQAMNFQKAIGVTGIILAKLDGTARGGVVVSIKEQLKIPVKFIGLGETPEDIETFDPQRFVDALFGEKVPATI
- a CDS encoding CARDB domain-containing protein, whose product is MRNTLVLNRAVALSLSAVLAVLTGCQNSNSRDGGMSSSGSGGSKGSSGGMLSETTTDPSAKQATGDKAMANRETQLLESLAYPTGNRETSAVLLEKMGSKQIRMGQPYEYQLKVTNLTDAPLAGVEISEQLGENFKVTTAQPEAQQRNGQNVYSLGELKPGESRTINVTGTANGPGEVTSCTTIAYNPTLCTVATVIAPKINIAKSGPQQADICEEIVYKYSISNTGTGTETNVRVVDTLPDGLVSADGKKTIDFTVDAIPEGKTREFEARVRPDRVGEYSSQAKASSASGEVQSEQITTRVIAPELKVAVNGPEREYVGKAVTYEVTVENSGQAAARNAQLSFDGAGEATIAAIGGEGEAQTASGSVGGDGGQIGNIEPGQTRRYRVTVPAERAGTINVNAVAKAECAKDASAMASTTIETLPALLLEVVDRDDLVRIGESAYYTIKVTNQGTGPDTNIGITATLPPELQFVSGSGASQAQNQGQEVRFAPVPSLAAGKSIEWNVEAKATKAGDVRFRLDMNSDSLGKNVTETEATRLY
- the nusB gene encoding transcription antitermination factor NusB; the encoded protein is MLSRRKTRELAMQVLFLWDTNGQSDHALAAQLVDDGSTEDATRRDALAMAAGAWNGRDVADKWVERLAPQWPPRRQPAVDRNLLRLAIYEMTATDTPAKVVIDEAIELAKSFSTENSPSFINGVLDAVLHERTALLEGAAKPE
- a CDS encoding NUDIX hydrolase → MFSIITQGNWHPGQISMTEVPSGRRIVDEVEQGIESAWRAAAKPGVQLFDGPMCRLESYDASADVLHLRFSPTSYRINVGTNLNYAAALADRYGSDVFANPLGASVALTTSDGHLLLGRRGGRVAYYPHRVHPFAGAVEPRECRDVFEIVYRELQEELNLPREQVRDVRCIGLVQDNSIRQPELIFTASTPRTSAAVASELDDAEHDSIWPVKLEPAALDTAVDDPILTPIAAATITMWRAATWQ
- a CDS encoding L-lactate dehydrogenase → MPEKTNKVAIIGAGSVGATIAYACLIRGVAKRISIYDLNADKVQSELLDLNHGLQFVPMAIVDGSDDVAVCADADVIVVTAGAKQKPGQTRLDLTEANVRICRDLLPKLQAVAPRAIFLMVTNPVDVLTYVAMKITGLSPAQVIGSGTVLDSSRFRYLIGKHLDVAVQSVHAYIAGEHGDSEVPLWSSASIANIPLRDWARVNRGSMTRQEEADIFHNVRTAAAQVIAGKGATNYAIGLATAKILEALLHDEHRVLPVSSLISDVCFSLPSIVNSTGVEAVLPVPLHDAELTSLRKSAAVIRDAIKQAGF